From Sulfitobacter sp. HNIBRBA3233, a single genomic window includes:
- a CDS encoding TRAP transporter permease — translation MSDLQSSAAADSAPNDEVTRLGPMFSFTSIAFVVLCSAGLALGLCYAFGVPIGGKRMLEGQYYWFFIGTFLAAAFIALPGRKGQTGVPFYDVIAAAIAFGICAWFSNYAWDIVQSGWTNFPAGVVLWVLMLEIARRSGGVPFLLVVFLLGLYPLVADFFPGLLMGIPYSFERMIEAHIFRTEGLMGITTKIVAEIVLGFLVFAGVLIATGAGQFFIDLANAGFGKYRGGAAKVSIVASAFFGSLSGSIFSNIAGTGSITIPTMKKVGYPPHYAAAIEACASTGGVVMPPVMGAIAFVMAITIGVDYATIMVAAILPSLLFYFGLILQVDAYAARKGLVGLKQENLPSARAVMKRGWPFLSVMVFLVWGLLYMRWEYYAPWYASALMIALSFLQRSTMMTPTRLFATLRQVGVLVTQTAAIILPIAFVVSALTITGVTGSMTSGLVALGGDNVYLIIALGVLACFIMGMAGLAIVAYIFLAVTLAPAIIEIGGLNTVAVHFFIVYYAMLSVITPPVGAAAFLAATIAGAKPMQTSFTAMRLGVVIYFVPLFFLFQPALVLQGDLTPLIYVLPSIIVGIMLLAGGLEGYLLGFGMVRPWMRLPLAVAGFAFSFPGLLTTVIGGAASAAMVALIWRDNSKENTAVV, via the coding sequence ATGTCCGATCTGCAAAGTTCAGCGGCCGCCGACAGCGCGCCGAACGACGAGGTTACACGGCTTGGCCCGATGTTCTCGTTCACGTCCATCGCCTTTGTGGTTCTATGCTCCGCGGGGCTGGCGCTTGGGCTCTGCTATGCCTTCGGGGTGCCCATCGGGGGCAAGCGGATGCTCGAGGGACAGTATTACTGGTTTTTCATCGGTACATTCCTTGCTGCGGCATTCATCGCCCTGCCCGGACGCAAGGGCCAGACCGGCGTGCCGTTCTACGATGTGATCGCCGCCGCCATCGCCTTCGGGATCTGCGCGTGGTTCTCCAATTACGCCTGGGACATCGTTCAATCGGGCTGGACGAATTTTCCGGCCGGTGTCGTGCTGTGGGTCCTGATGCTGGAAATCGCGCGCCGCTCTGGCGGGGTGCCATTCCTGCTGGTCGTTTTCCTTCTGGGTCTCTACCCGCTGGTCGCGGACTTCTTTCCGGGCCTGCTGATGGGCATTCCCTACAGTTTCGAGCGGATGATCGAAGCGCATATCTTCCGCACCGAGGGGTTGATGGGCATCACGACAAAGATCGTGGCGGAAATCGTCCTTGGCTTTCTGGTCTTTGCAGGGGTTCTGATCGCGACCGGGGCCGGGCAGTTCTTTATCGATCTCGCCAATGCGGGCTTTGGAAAATATCGCGGCGGGGCTGCGAAGGTTTCCATCGTCGCAAGCGCCTTCTTCGGCTCGCTTTCTGGCTCTATCTTCTCGAACATTGCGGGGACCGGATCGATCACCATCCCGACCATGAAAAAGGTCGGATACCCGCCACACTATGCCGCCGCGATCGAGGCCTGCGCCTCGACCGGTGGCGTCGTCATGCCGCCCGTGATGGGGGCCATCGCCTTTGTCATGGCGATCACGATCGGCGTGGACTACGCGACCATCATGGTTGCCGCGATCCTGCCGTCGCTGCTGTTTTACTTCGGCCTGATCCTGCAGGTCGACGCCTATGCCGCGCGCAAGGGTCTTGTCGGGCTGAAGCAGGAAAACCTGCCTTCGGCGCGCGCGGTCATGAAACGCGGCTGGCCGTTCCTGTCGGTCATGGTCTTTCTGGTCTGGGGGCTGCTCTACATGCGCTGGGAATACTACGCCCCGTGGTATGCCAGCGCGCTGATGATCGCTCTCAGCTTCCTGCAACGCTCTACCATGATGACACCGACGCGCCTGTTCGCGACACTCCGTCAGGTGGGCGTACTGGTCACCCAGACCGCCGCCATCATTCTGCCCATCGCTTTTGTGGTCAGCGCCCTGACGATCACCGGCGTGACCGGCTCCATGACCTCCGGTCTGGTCGCCCTCGGCGGGGATAACGTCTATCTTATCATAGCACTCGGCGTGCTGGCCTGTTTCATCATGGGCATGGCCGGTCTTGCCATCGTGGCCTATATCTTTCTCGCCGTCACACTGGCGCCCGCCATCATCGAAATCGGCGGGCTGAACACCGTGGCCGTGCACTTCTTCATCGTCTACTACGCGATGCTGTCGGTCATCACACCGCCTGTGGGCGCCGCCGCCTTCCTTGCGGCGACAATCGCGGGGGCAAAACCGATGCAGACCTCCTTTACCGCGATGCGGCTCGGTGTCGTCATCTACTTTGTTCCGCTGTTCTTCCTGTTCCAGCCGGCGCTGGTGCTGCAGGGGGATCTGACCCCGTTGATCTACGTTCTGCCATCGATCATCGTAGGCATCATGCTGCTGGCCGGTGGCCTCGAAGGCTACCTCCTGGGCTTTGGCATGGTGCGTCCATGGATGCGTCTTCCATTGGCTGTGGCAGGCTTCGCCTTCAGCTTTCCGGGACTGCTTACCACGGTCATCGGGGGGGCGGCATCGGCTGCCATGGTCGCCCTGATCTGGCGGGACAACAGCAAGGAAAACACGGCTGTCGTCTAG
- a CDS encoding ABC transporter permease: MIRACRTLGIALLVTAVWQAIVTLADLPRFILPGPQLVFATLWTSRALLADHALVTTLEVILGLGIGALLGFASAILLAASPVARSVLRPVLVFSQAVPVFALAPILTLWLGYGLWSKVAMALLIIYFPVTSAFFDALMRTPPGWLELARGMNATPGRILWRVRVPSAMPGFASGLRLAAVYAPIGAIIGEWVGASCGLGYLMLLANGRAKIDLMFAALIVLAVLTLLLHAAVDAACRWMWES, translated from the coding sequence ATGATACGCGCCTGCCGCACGCTGGGGATCGCCCTGCTGGTGACCGCTGTCTGGCAGGCGATCGTCACCCTCGCCGATCTGCCGCGCTTTATCCTGCCCGGTCCGCAACTGGTCTTTGCCACGCTGTGGACCAGTCGCGCACTTCTGGCCGACCATGCGCTCGTCACCACGCTGGAGGTTATTCTGGGCCTCGGGATCGGTGCGCTGCTCGGCTTTGCCTCGGCGATCCTGCTCGCCGCGTCTCCGGTCGCCCGTTCGGTCCTGCGGCCTGTGCTGGTTTTCAGTCAGGCGGTGCCGGTCTTCGCGCTGGCGCCGATCCTGACACTCTGGCTTGGGTACGGGCTTTGGTCCAAGGTCGCGATGGCGCTTCTTATCATCTATTTCCCGGTGACATCGGCGTTCTTCGACGCGCTGATGCGCACACCGCCCGGCTGGCTGGAGCTTGCCCGCGGGATGAACGCCACGCCCGGTCGGATCCTGTGGCGTGTGCGGGTGCCATCCGCGATGCCGGGGTTTGCCTCTGGTCTGCGGCTGGCGGCGGTCTACGCTCCCATCGGGGCGATCATCGGCGAATGGGTCGGCGCGTCCTGCGGCCTTGGTTACCTGATGCTTCTGGCAAACGGTCGCGCAAAGATCGACCTGATGTTCGCCGCGCTGATCGTACTGGCGGTCCTGACGCTGCTCCTGCACGCGGCGGTCGATGCGGCCTGCCGCTGGATGTGGGAAAGCTGA
- a CDS encoding ABC transporter ATP-binding protein — MTTAPALDLTGSAAIGGVPIFGPLALRVPGGEWTCLLGPSGTGKSTLLRVIAGLADEVAFEGRLVAGDGATLRRRIALMAQDDLLLPWLDVTANVMLGARLRGERPRRDRAREVLKRVGLDAHAGKRPHALSGGQRQRAALARTLMEDRPVVLLDEPFSALDARSRARMQDLAAEVLAGRTVVHVTHDVAEAARLGQHVLLMTGAGITSRPPPDTPVPRPFDAPETLAYQGRLLRLLMEAA, encoded by the coding sequence ATGACTACGGCTCCTGCGCTGGATCTGACGGGCAGTGCTGCGATCGGTGGAGTGCCGATTTTCGGGCCTCTTGCGCTTCGGGTGCCGGGCGGGGAATGGACCTGCCTGCTCGGCCCCTCCGGCACGGGCAAGTCCACCCTTTTGCGGGTGATTGCGGGCTTGGCGGACGAGGTCGCCTTCGAGGGCAGGCTGGTGGCAGGGGACGGGGCGACGTTGCGCCGCCGCATAGCGCTTATGGCGCAGGACGACCTGCTGTTGCCGTGGCTCGACGTGACGGCCAATGTCATGCTCGGCGCGCGACTGCGCGGTGAAAGGCCCCGGCGCGACCGCGCGCGCGAGGTGCTGAAACGTGTCGGTCTGGACGCTCATGCCGGCAAACGGCCCCATGCGTTGTCGGGCGGGCAGCGCCAGCGCGCCGCGCTCGCCCGCACCCTGATGGAGGACCGGCCAGTCGTATTGCTGGACGAACCCTTTTCGGCCCTCGATGCCAGATCGCGCGCGCGCATGCAGGATCTGGCAGCCGAGGTTCTGGCCGGTCGCACGGTCGTGCACGTCACCCACGACGTGGCCGAGGCCGCGCGGCTGGGGCAGCATGTTCTGCTGATGACGGGCGCAGGCATCACGTCGCGACCCCCGCCCGACACACCTGTGCCCCGTCCCTTCGATGCGCCCGAAACGCTGGCCTATCAGGGGCGGCTGTTGCGGCTGCTGATGGAGGCCGCATGA
- a CDS encoding ABC transporter substrate-binding protein has product MISRLAALALLAATPAAAQDQMTVVLDWFVNPDHGPIVIAEEKGFFAEAGLEVAVIAPADPSDPPKMAAAGRADIAISYQPQLHLQVAEGMPLVRVGTLVATPLNCLLVLQDGPVDSIADLRGRKVGFSVAGVQEALLAEMLGQVDIAMGDIELVNVNWSLSPALMSGQVDAVIGAFRNFELNQMDIEGVPGRCFYPEETGVPTYDELIYVANPETMDKDMVRRFLAATEKATQFIVNHPDESWEIFSATAVELQDELNARAWVDTVPRFALRPEALDEGRYARFEAFLNEAGLVDGLRAVSDLAVDLGQQ; this is encoded by the coding sequence ATGATATCAAGACTTGCCGCCCTCGCCCTTCTTGCCGCCACGCCCGCCGCCGCTCAGGACCAGATGACCGTTGTGCTCGACTGGTTCGTGAACCCCGATCACGGGCCCATCGTGATCGCCGAAGAGAAAGGGTTCTTCGCCGAGGCGGGTCTGGAGGTCGCTGTCATTGCCCCCGCAGATCCGTCTGATCCGCCCAAGATGGCTGCGGCGGGCCGCGCCGATATCGCGATCTCCTACCAGCCGCAGCTGCATCTCCAGGTCGCCGAGGGCATGCCGCTGGTGCGCGTCGGCACGTTGGTCGCGACACCGCTGAACTGCTTGCTGGTGCTTCAGGACGGCCCCGTTGACAGCATCGCGGACCTCAGGGGCCGCAAGGTCGGCTTTTCGGTGGCGGGCGTACAGGAGGCGCTGCTGGCCGAGATGCTGGGACAGGTGGACATTGCCATGGGGGATATCGAGCTGGTCAACGTCAACTGGTCCCTCTCGCCCGCGCTGATGTCGGGGCAGGTGGATGCCGTCATCGGCGCGTTCCGCAATTTCGAGCTGAACCAGATGGACATCGAGGGGGTGCCGGGCCGCTGTTTCTATCCCGAGGAAACGGGCGTGCCGACTTATGACGAGCTGATCTACGTCGCCAATCCCGAAACGATGGACAAGGACATGGTCCGCCGGTTCCTGGCCGCGACCGAGAAAGCCACCCAGTTCATCGTCAACCATCCCGATGAAAGCTGGGAGATCTTTTCCGCAACCGCCGTCGAATTGCAGGACGAGCTGAATGCGCGGGCATGGGTCGATACGGTTCCGCGTTTTGCCCTGCGCCCCGAGGCGCTGGACGAGGGACGCTACGCCCGTTTCGAAGCCTTCCTGAACGAAGCGGGTCTGGTCGACGGGCTGCGCGCCGTGTCCGATCTTGCGGTCGATCTCGGACAGCAATGA
- a CDS encoding HesA/MoeB/ThiF family protein: MNRYARQIALPEMRPEGQDRLRNARVVIVGAGGLAAPVLQYLGGAGVGRIRIVDPDRVEVANLHRQTLFREADVGSPKAEVAAAALRALNRDCRVEPVIAALDPANADTLCKDADLVLDCADSFAVSYILSDTCRAKGLTLVSASVIGLGGYAGAFCGDAPSLRAVFPDLPRSAGSCAEDGVLGPVVGVIGALQAQMALALIAGIAPSPLGSIVTFDGSNLRFGGFAFTGAPEPAQAPRFLAVSDIRENDFVVDLRSADEAPLVRPSAHRLPVTAFGPDGPSPDTGHRAVLCCRSGLRAWAAAERLSRVWEGPIFLVALGDPPPRYTPDGENE, from the coding sequence ATGAACCGTTACGCCCGCCAGATCGCTCTGCCTGAAATGAGGCCGGAAGGTCAGGACCGCCTGCGCAACGCCCGTGTGGTCATCGTCGGGGCAGGGGGGCTTGCGGCCCCTGTGCTGCAATATCTGGGCGGGGCGGGCGTCGGGCGGATACGGATCGTCGATCCCGACAGGGTCGAGGTGGCGAACCTTCACCGGCAGACGCTGTTCCGCGAGGCCGATGTGGGCAGCCCCAAGGCCGAGGTCGCCGCCGCCGCCCTTCGCGCGCTGAACCGCGACTGCCGCGTCGAGCCGGTGATCGCGGCCCTTGATCCGGCGAATGCCGATACGCTTTGCAAGGACGCCGATCTGGTTCTGGATTGTGCCGACAGTTTTGCCGTCAGCTATATCCTGTCCGATACCTGCCGCGCCAAAGGTCTGACGCTGGTCAGTGCCTCGGTCATCGGTCTGGGCGGTTACGCCGGGGCTTTCTGCGGGGATGCCCCCAGCCTGCGGGCCGTCTTTCCCGATCTGCCACGCAGCGCGGGGTCCTGCGCCGAAGACGGCGTGCTGGGGCCGGTCGTCGGGGTGATCGGCGCCCTTCAGGCGCAGATGGCGCTGGCGCTTATCGCGGGCATCGCGCCGTCGCCGCTGGGCAGTATCGTCACCTTTGACGGCTCAAACCTGCGCTTTGGCGGCTTCGCCTTCACTGGCGCGCCAGAGCCCGCGCAGGCGCCGCGCTTTCTTGCCGTCTCCGACATCCGGGAAAACGATTTCGTTGTCGATCTGCGGTCTGCTGATGAGGCACCGCTGGTGCGACCGTCAGCCCACCGCCTGCCTGTCACGGCCTTCGGGCCGGACGGGCCTTCCCCGGATACCGGCCACCGCGCCGTGCTGTGCTGCCGCTCGGGCCTGCGCGCCTGGGCTGCCGCCGAGCGGCTGTCGCGCGTCTGGGAAGGCCCTATTTTCCTTGTCGCTCTTGGCGATCCCCCACCCCGATACACACCAGATGGAGAAAACGAATGA
- a CDS encoding thiamine phosphate synthase, whose amino-acid sequence MTLDRFYPIFDHPGWLDRMLPLGVKLVQLRIKDTPEAQVRRLVSEAMEKCRRYRAVLVVNDHWRIAIDEKCDWVHLGQEDLDTADLGAIRRAGLKLGISTHDHAELDRALSLSPDYVALGPVYPTILKKMKWERQGLGRVSEWKQLIGELPLVAIGGMSVDRAAGAFQAGADIVSVVTDITLNDDPEGRVRQWVEATR is encoded by the coding sequence ATGACGCTCGACCGGTTCTATCCGATTTTCGATCACCCCGGCTGGCTGGACCGGATGCTGCCCCTCGGTGTGAAACTGGTGCAACTGCGGATCAAGGACACGCCGGAGGCGCAGGTTCGACGCCTCGTTTCCGAAGCCATGGAAAAGTGCCGGCGATACCGCGCTGTGCTTGTCGTGAACGACCACTGGCGCATCGCCATCGATGAAAAATGTGACTGGGTGCATCTGGGGCAGGAGGATCTCGATACCGCCGATCTGGGCGCGATCCGGCGGGCGGGCCTGAAGCTGGGTATCAGCACCCACGACCATGCCGAACTTGACCGCGCGCTTTCGCTGTCGCCGGATTACGTGGCGCTCGGCCCGGTTTACCCGACCATCCTGAAGAAGATGAAATGGGAGCGGCAGGGCCTCGGGCGGGTGTCCGAATGGAAGCAGCTGATCGGCGAGTTGCCCCTCGTCGCCATCGGCGGGATGAGTGTCGACCGCGCGGCAGGTGCCTTTCAGGCGGGTGCGGACATCGTGTCGGTCGTCACCGACATCACGCTGAACGACGATCCGGAAGGGCGCGTGCGGCAGTGGGTCGAGGCGACCCGATGA
- a CDS encoding thiazole synthase, whose amino-acid sequence MQVYGKQITSRLMLGTAQYPSPSVLARAFQRSGAGVATVSVRREAGADRAGTAFWDLVRDLDVTLLPNTAGCHSVREAVTTAHMARELFDTPWIKLEVIGHADTLQPDPFGLVEAARILTEDGFQVFPYTTEDVVLADRLLSVGCEVLMPWGAPIGTGLGLTNVYGLRTIRAQFPDVPMVIDAGLGLPSQAAMAMEMGFDAVLLNTAVAKAGDPAAMAEAFARAVEAGRLAREADPMEPRDMAAPSTPVIGKAFLT is encoded by the coding sequence ATGCAGGTCTACGGAAAACAGATCACATCGCGGCTGATGCTGGGCACGGCGCAATACCCGTCGCCCAGCGTGCTGGCCCGCGCCTTTCAACGTTCGGGTGCCGGTGTCGCAACCGTTTCCGTCCGCCGCGAGGCAGGCGCCGACCGGGCCGGTACGGCCTTCTGGGATCTGGTGCGCGATCTGGATGTCACGCTGCTGCCCAATACCGCCGGCTGCCATTCCGTTCGCGAAGCCGTCACAACCGCGCATATGGCGCGCGAGCTCTTCGACACGCCGTGGATCAAGCTCGAAGTCATCGGCCATGCCGACACACTCCAGCCCGATCCCTTCGGTCTGGTCGAAGCCGCCCGTATCCTGACCGAGGACGGATTTCAGGTCTTTCCCTACACGACCGAGGATGTCGTGCTGGCCGACCGCCTGCTGTCTGTCGGGTGCGAGGTCCTGATGCCGTGGGGCGCGCCCATCGGCACCGGGCTGGGGCTGACCAACGTCTACGGATTGCGCACGATCAGGGCGCAGTTTCCGGATGTTCCCATGGTCATCGACGCGGGGCTCGGGCTGCCCAGCCAGGCTGCGATGGCGATGGAGATGGGCTTTGACGCGGTCCTGCTGAACACCGCTGTCGCGAAGGCAGGGGATCCGGCCGCGATGGCCGAAGCCTTCGCCCGCGCGGTAGAGGCAGGCCGGCTCGCCCGTGAGGCCGACCCGATGGAGCCGCGCGACATGGCCGCGCCCTCGACACCGGTCATTGGAAAGGCTTTCCTGACATGA
- the thiS gene encoding sulfur carrier protein ThiS: MKITVNGTPTEVRAETLAGALDELGYGGAKIASAVNESFVPATARENTALSPGDRIEIVAPRQGG, encoded by the coding sequence ATGAAGATCACCGTTAACGGCACCCCTACGGAGGTGCGCGCAGAGACGCTTGCCGGCGCACTTGACGAACTCGGCTACGGCGGGGCCAAGATCGCATCGGCGGTCAACGAAAGCTTTGTGCCCGCCACCGCGCGGGAGAATACCGCGCTGTCGCCGGGTGACCGGATCGAGATCGTCGCACCCCGGCAGGGGGGCTAG
- a CDS encoding FAD-dependent oxidoreductase, with translation MMRATVLGAGVAGLCVATELVARGCDVTVIDPADRPGPHGCSWWAGGMLAPFCEGETAEEPVVRLGQEAADWWERQGVAVARRGTVAVALDRDRRELDRFARRVPQHRQADAAALAALEPDLDGRFDRALHIADEGHIDPRAALFRLREGLMQAGVTFASGQADAGGLTFDCRGLAARDALRDLRGVKGEMAVLRSTDIRLSRPVRLLHPRFPLYVVPRGDGLFMLGATQIESDDRRRSVRAVLELLSAAHALHPAFAEAELVEVGADARPAFPDNLPRLQRRGATIYVNGLFRHGFLLAPALARMAAEMACEGTKPEFLYEDHR, from the coding sequence ATGATGCGCGCGACGGTACTGGGCGCCGGCGTTGCGGGGCTGTGCGTGGCGACGGAACTGGTCGCCCGTGGTTGCGATGTGACCGTCATCGACCCAGCCGATCGGCCCGGGCCGCACGGGTGTTCGTGGTGGGCAGGCGGGATGCTGGCCCCTTTCTGCGAGGGCGAAACCGCCGAGGAACCGGTTGTGCGGCTGGGACAGGAAGCCGCCGATTGGTGGGAACGGCAGGGTGTGGCAGTTGCGCGGCGGGGAACCGTCGCGGTCGCCCTCGACCGTGACCGGCGGGAGCTTGACCGTTTCGCACGCCGTGTTCCACAGCACCGGCAAGCCGACGCGGCTGCGCTGGCCGCACTTGAGCCTGACCTCGACGGTCGGTTCGACCGCGCCCTTCATATCGCCGACGAAGGACATATCGATCCGCGCGCCGCGCTGTTCCGGTTGCGCGAAGGTTTGATGCAGGCCGGTGTCACCTTCGCCTCCGGGCAAGCGGACGCAGGGGGCCTGACATTCGACTGCCGCGGGCTGGCGGCGCGGGATGCCTTGCGCGATCTGCGCGGCGTGAAGGGAGAGATGGCAGTGCTGCGCAGCACCGACATCCGCCTCAGCAGGCCGGTCCGGCTGCTCCACCCGCGCTTTCCGCTCTACGTCGTGCCGCGTGGTGACGGTCTGTTCATGCTCGGCGCCACGCAAATCGAAAGCGATGACCGTCGCCGCAGCGTCCGCGCTGTCCTCGAGCTTTTGTCGGCGGCGCATGCGCTGCATCCCGCCTTTGCCGAGGCAGAACTGGTCGAAGTCGGCGCCGATGCCCGCCCTGCCTTTCCCGACAACCTGCCGCGCCTGCAACGGCGCGGTGCGACAATCTACGTCAACGGCCTTTTTCGCCACGGCTTTCTGCTTGCGCCCGCGCTGGCGCGGATGGCGGCAGAGATGGCCTGCGAGGGCACCAAACCGGAGTTTTTGTATGAAGATCACCGTTAA
- the thiD gene encoding bifunctional hydroxymethylpyrimidine kinase/phosphomethylpyrimidine kinase produces MPHCSALTIAGSDSGGGAGIQADLKTFSALGVYGTSAITAITAQNTRGVFAVEEVSPAVVGAQITAVLEDIPPQAIKIGMLASPEIIAAVADALEGYRGPVVLDPVMIAKSGHALLAEEAEAALIERLLPRADVLTPNLPEAARLLGQDPADTAAQTEAQGHALRALGAGAVVMKGGHATGATCIDRLVTAFATTELSQPRLATRNTHGTGCSLSSAIAAELAKGATVVAAVRRAQAWLHGAIRAADGLQIGGGCGPVHHFYEVWSR; encoded by the coding sequence ATGCCACATTGTTCAGCTTTGACCATCGCGGGCTCCGACAGCGGTGGAGGTGCGGGCATCCAGGCCGATCTCAAGACTTTTTCGGCCCTCGGCGTGTACGGCACCAGTGCGATCACGGCGATCACCGCGCAGAACACACGAGGTGTTTTCGCGGTCGAGGAAGTATCGCCCGCCGTGGTCGGCGCGCAGATAACAGCCGTTCTCGAAGACATCCCCCCGCAAGCCATCAAGATCGGGATGCTCGCATCGCCAGAGATCATCGCCGCCGTGGCCGATGCGCTCGAAGGTTATCGCGGCCCTGTCGTGCTCGATCCCGTGATGATCGCAAAGTCGGGGCACGCGCTGTTGGCCGAAGAGGCCGAGGCCGCGCTGATCGAACGCCTGCTGCCGCGTGCCGATGTGCTGACGCCGAACCTGCCCGAAGCGGCCCGCCTGTTGGGGCAAGACCCCGCAGACACCGCCGCGCAGACCGAGGCACAGGGGCATGCGTTGCGCGCACTTGGAGCAGGGGCAGTGGTGATGAAAGGCGGCCACGCGACCGGTGCGACCTGCATCGACAGGCTGGTCACAGCCTTTGCGACAACGGAGCTGTCGCAACCACGGCTTGCGACGCGCAACACCCACGGGACCGGATGCAGCCTGTCGTCGGCGATCGCTGCCGAACTGGCGAAAGGGGCCACCGTCGTGGCGGCGGTCCGGCGCGCGCAGGCATGGCTGCACGGTGCGATCCGCGCGGCGGACGGGTTGCAGATCGGCGGCGGTTGCGGGCCGGTTCACCACTTTTACGAGGTCTGGAGCCGATGA